One Williamsia sp. DF01-3 genomic region harbors:
- a CDS encoding nitroreductase family deazaflavin-dependent oxidoreductase: MNGRHWLADRAARSMNLAHRVILTVTGNRLLDRPFGMPVVELHTIGRRSGLSRSCYLTSPVHDERQMVLVASKGGDDRHPDWYRNLQAHPDAEVVADGRRRKVYARTATANEKAQLWPQIVAAYKGYDSYQQRTTRDIPIVVCEFVS, from the coding sequence ATGAACGGCAGGCACTGGCTAGCCGACCGGGCGGCCAGGTCGATGAACCTGGCCCATCGGGTGATTCTGACAGTGACCGGCAACCGGTTGTTGGATCGACCCTTCGGGATGCCAGTGGTCGAATTGCACACCATCGGACGGCGGTCGGGATTATCTCGTTCCTGCTACCTGACGTCCCCGGTGCACGATGAGCGCCAGATGGTGTTGGTGGCCTCGAAAGGAGGCGACGACAGACATCCCGATTGGTATCGCAATCTGCAGGCGCATCCCGATGCGGAGGTGGTCGCCGACGGGCGCCGACGAAAAGTGTACGCCCGCACCGCCACTGCGAACGAGAAAGCCCAGCTGTGGCCGCAGATCGTGGCAGCCTACAAGGGCTATGACAGCTATCAGCAGCGAACCACCCGCGACATTCCGATCGTAGTGTGCGAGTTCGTCAGTTGA
- a CDS encoding serine aminopeptidase domain-containing protein, with protein MAGRDQDWSYRDEIEDLDAAVARARTQHPGRPIVLLGHSLGGQLVAGHQTTHAGVDGVITVAAALPHHRTYPLRQWPQLLLMAAVVVPLLTGVFGYLPRPAFGAPGARTLMREWARIVVTGRPPYPSTQPIHTPTLSISFDGDNMAPSSSVDEFARRLFAPTAVTRWHYRHGDVTAASSNDHIGWVRGSADVVAHIVRWWSGVGGEQEASSGIAADNR; from the coding sequence GTGGCCGGACGGGACCAGGACTGGTCCTATCGCGACGAGATCGAGGACCTCGATGCCGCTGTCGCGCGGGCTCGCACACAGCATCCTGGCCGGCCGATTGTGTTGCTGGGTCATAGCCTGGGCGGTCAGCTCGTCGCGGGTCACCAAACAACCCACGCTGGCGTCGATGGCGTTATCACCGTCGCTGCCGCCCTCCCACACCACCGCACCTACCCCCTGCGGCAATGGCCACAACTCTTACTGATGGCAGCGGTGGTCGTCCCCCTACTGACCGGGGTGTTCGGCTACCTACCTCGACCAGCATTCGGCGCCCCGGGTGCACGAACCCTAATGCGTGAATGGGCCCGCATCGTGGTCACCGGACGCCCCCCATACCCCTCGACACAGCCGATTCACACGCCCACACTCAGCATCAGTTTCGATGGTGACAACATGGCTCCGTCCAGTTCGGTGGACGAGTTTGCCCGGCGGCTATTCGCACCCACGGCGGTGACTCGGTGGCACTACCGCCACGGTGACGTCACAGCGGCAAGCAGTAACGACCACATCGGTTGGGTCCGAGGTAGTGCCGACGTGGTCGCACACATCGTCCGGTGGTGGAGCGGTGTCGGCGGCGAACAAGAAGCTTCGTCAGGTATCGCTGCCGACAACAGGTAA
- a CDS encoding PLDc N-terminal domain-containing protein has product MPYLGAIVLMVMIAALLDIVGSEAGVRGLPRWGCLLLVLVLPLAGSIVWFIAGRPVSAGYRQQRSGSGRASALGFPGYDEPGRFEPADPAADAEFLRQVRARAETQRRHAELERRREQNE; this is encoded by the coding sequence ATGCCGTATCTGGGTGCGATTGTGCTGATGGTGATGATTGCGGCGCTGCTCGACATTGTGGGCAGTGAGGCCGGCGTTCGGGGGTTACCGCGGTGGGGATGCTTGCTCTTGGTGCTGGTGCTGCCGTTGGCGGGGTCGATCGTGTGGTTCATCGCCGGCAGACCAGTATCGGCCGGCTACCGGCAGCAGCGGTCGGGGTCGGGCCGGGCGAGTGCGTTGGGGTTTCCCGGATACGACGAGCCGGGCCGGTTCGAACCCGCAGACCCCGCTGCTGATGCGGAGTTTTTGCGGCAGGTCCGCGCACGCGCTGAGACGCAGCGCCGCCACGCCGAACTCGAGCGACGCCGCGAGCAGAACGAATGA
- a CDS encoding IS256 family transposase, whose protein sequence is MIDPVTGEIIDQKELAERLLAQAKEQGVSLVGPGGLLSQLTKSVLETALEAELTEHLGHEHGGTPIAENMRNGTRTKTVLTEIGPVEIEVPRDRDGSFEPVIVPKRKRRLDGIDQIVLSLTARGLTTGEIAAHFDEVYGAKVSRDTISRITEKVTAELAEWSSRPLDPIYPVIFVDAIVVKVRDGQVRNTPFYVVMGVTVSGERDILGIWAGDGAEGARFWLQVFSELKNRGVEDVFIAVCDGLRGLPEAINTTWEHTVVQQCIVHLIRNSFRYAGRQHRDAIVKSLKPVYTAPSEQAAKDRFVEFAAEWGDRYPAIVQLWENAWAEFVPFLEYDVEIRRVICTTNAIESINARYRRAVRARGHFPNEASALKCLYLVTRSLDPTGGGRARWVIRWKPALNAFAITFAGRLERTIR, encoded by the coding sequence ATCATTGATCCCGTGACCGGGGAGATCATTGATCAGAAGGAGCTCGCGGAGCGTTTGCTCGCGCAGGCGAAGGAACAGGGCGTGAGCCTGGTCGGGCCGGGAGGCCTGCTGAGCCAGCTCACGAAGAGCGTGCTCGAGACCGCTCTGGAAGCAGAACTGACCGAGCACCTCGGTCACGAACACGGCGGAACACCGATCGCGGAGAACATGCGCAACGGCACCCGCACCAAGACCGTACTGACCGAGATCGGGCCGGTCGAGATCGAAGTCCCTCGGGACCGGGACGGCTCGTTCGAACCGGTCATCGTCCCGAAACGCAAACGCCGGCTCGACGGGATCGATCAGATCGTGCTCTCGTTGACCGCCCGTGGGTTGACCACCGGTGAGATCGCCGCGCACTTCGACGAGGTCTACGGGGCGAAGGTCTCCAGGGACACCATCAGCCGGATCACCGAGAAGGTGACCGCCGAACTCGCCGAGTGGTCCTCCCGGCCACTGGATCCGATCTACCCGGTCATCTTCGTCGACGCGATCGTGGTGAAGGTCCGTGACGGACAGGTGCGCAACACCCCGTTCTACGTCGTGATGGGCGTGACCGTCAGCGGTGAACGCGACATCCTCGGCATCTGGGCCGGCGACGGTGCTGAAGGCGCCCGGTTCTGGTTGCAGGTGTTCAGCGAGTTGAAGAACCGCGGCGTCGAGGACGTATTCATCGCCGTGTGTGACGGGCTGAGAGGACTTCCCGAGGCGATCAACACCACCTGGGAGCACACGGTCGTCCAGCAATGCATCGTTCACTTGATCCGCAACAGCTTCCGGTACGCCGGACGGCAGCATCGCGATGCAATCGTCAAGTCCCTCAAGCCGGTCTATACGGCTCCGAGTGAGCAGGCCGCGAAGGATCGATTCGTCGAGTTCGCCGCCGAGTGGGGCGATCGGTATCCGGCGATCGTGCAGTTGTGGGAGAACGCTTGGGCGGAGTTCGTTCCATTCCTCGAGTACGACGTCGAGATCCGGCGGGTGATCTGCACGACGAACGCGATCGAGTCGATCAATGCCCGCTATCGGCGGGCAGTCCGCGCCCGAGGGCACTTTCCCAACGAGGCATCGGCGCTCAAGTGCCTGTACTTGGTGACGCGGTCCCTTGACCCCACGGGCGGGGGCCGCGCACGCTGGGTGATCAGGTGGAAGCCTGCGTTGAACGCGTTCGCGATCACCTTCGCCGGACGGCTCGAAAGAACCATCCGCTAA
- a CDS encoding WhiB family transcriptional regulator translates to MIYKENPTSPDFANAPCSGQSPLFDDHLRGETAADRAARLSVATRLCHDCPCRQPCDALRRTQHHPTGVWAGRIYLDRRRH, encoded by the coding sequence GTGATTTATAAGGAGAACCCGACGAGCCCGGACTTCGCGAACGCCCCCTGCTCTGGACAGTCCCCGCTGTTCGATGACCACCTCCGCGGCGAAACCGCAGCAGACCGTGCAGCCAGGCTCAGCGTTGCCACCCGTCTATGCCACGACTGCCCTTGTCGACAACCGTGCGATGCCCTGCGCCGTACTCAACACCATCCGACCGGAGTGTGGGCCGGCCGCATCTACCTTGATCGCCGTCGCCACTGA
- a CDS encoding cold-shock protein, producing the protein MAQGTVKWFNGEKGFGFIAPDGEADDVFVHYSEIQGNGYRTLNEDQRVEFEIGQGAKAPQAVNVRAL; encoded by the coding sequence ATGGCTCAGGGAACAGTGAAATGGTTCAATGGCGAGAAAGGGTTTGGATTCATCGCCCCGGACGGGGAGGCCGATGATGTGTTTGTGCACTACTCGGAAATTCAGGGCAATGGCTACCGAACACTCAACGAAGACCAGCGAGTCGAGTTCGAGATCGGACAAGGCGCAAAGGCCCCCCAGGCGGTGAACGTACGGGCGCTCTAA
- a CDS encoding nucleobase:cation symporter-2 family protein, with translation MASLSILTKGKTADHPVDEVPPLTRLVPLGLQHVLAMYAGAVAVPLIVGGAMVGVGELDSSDIVHLIMADLFVAGIATILQAVGFWRFGVRLPLMQGVTFAAVSPMITIGTEHGITAIYGAVIASGLFMILMAPVFGRLIRFFPPLVTGTIILIIGVSLMRVAAGWFGGGTATGPDFGTPSAIGMGFFTLLVILLIERFAPDALRRVSVLLGLLIGTLVSIPFGMPTWDNVSKYDWVGIVTPFQFGAPTFQVSSIIALIIVAIVIMTETTGDTVAVGEIVGKKITPQKLADGLRADGLGTILGGVFNTFPYTAFAQNVGLVAITGVKTRHVATCAGIILVILGLLPKMAAIIEGIPMAVLGGAGVALFGMVAASGVRTLSKVSFNNRNILVVAISVGVAMLTESKLYYTDRNLGGTQPVDVALDLYDQFPDWFQTIFHSGISAGALTAIILNLMFNSAAMRKDADTEDEIGGGGFDAPRGPFIDPRDALEAADPSTSSDKLRVLANKHEDLHTIIVTNPNADADLCDWIRKQDNPKVKQVYEKWDGQTHGEFSRRGRT, from the coding sequence GTGGCCTCACTGAGTATCTTGACGAAGGGAAAAACTGCCGACCATCCGGTAGACGAAGTACCTCCGCTGACCCGGCTGGTGCCACTGGGTCTGCAACATGTGCTCGCGATGTACGCCGGTGCAGTGGCCGTCCCGTTGATCGTTGGTGGCGCCATGGTTGGTGTTGGTGAACTTGATTCATCAGACATTGTCCACCTGATTATGGCTGACCTGTTCGTGGCTGGTATCGCCACGATTTTGCAGGCGGTTGGCTTCTGGCGCTTCGGTGTCCGCCTGCCCTTGATGCAAGGTGTCACCTTCGCGGCCGTGTCACCGATGATCACAATCGGCACCGAGCACGGGATCACCGCCATTTACGGCGCGGTGATCGCCTCGGGCCTGTTCATGATCCTCATGGCACCAGTGTTCGGACGATTGATTCGGTTCTTCCCGCCCCTGGTCACCGGCACGATCATTTTAATTATCGGGGTGTCGCTGATGCGGGTAGCCGCAGGATGGTTTGGTGGCGGCACCGCGACCGGTCCCGACTTTGGTACACCCAGTGCGATCGGAATGGGCTTCTTCACACTCCTGGTCATCCTGTTGATCGAGCGCTTCGCTCCGGATGCGCTTCGTCGGGTATCGGTCCTTTTGGGATTGCTTATCGGAACACTTGTCTCGATACCCTTCGGGATGCCTACCTGGGACAACGTCAGTAAATACGACTGGGTAGGGATCGTGACACCGTTCCAGTTCGGTGCCCCCACCTTCCAGGTCAGTTCGATTATTGCTCTGATCATCGTCGCGATTGTCATCATGACCGAAACCACCGGCGACACCGTCGCTGTCGGCGAAATTGTTGGAAAGAAGATTACGCCACAAAAGCTCGCGGACGGTCTGCGCGCCGACGGCCTGGGAACAATCCTGGGCGGTGTGTTCAACACGTTCCCCTATACGGCGTTCGCACAAAACGTTGGACTGGTCGCGATCACCGGCGTCAAAACCCGCCACGTCGCCACGTGCGCCGGAATCATTCTGGTGATTCTAGGACTATTGCCGAAGATGGCCGCCATCATCGAAGGAATCCCCATGGCGGTACTCGGCGGCGCCGGCGTCGCGCTGTTCGGGATGGTGGCTGCAAGCGGGGTGCGCACCCTGTCCAAGGTGTCGTTCAACAACCGCAACATCCTGGTTGTTGCTATCTCGGTGGGAGTGGCCATGCTGACCGAGTCCAAGCTTTACTACACCGACCGTAACCTGGGAGGAACTCAGCCAGTTGATGTTGCACTCGATCTTTACGACCAGTTTCCCGACTGGTTCCAAACCATATTCCATTCTGGAATATCGGCTGGTGCGTTGACCGCTATCATCTTGAACCTGATGTTCAACTCGGCGGCAATGCGTAAGGACGCCGACACCGAAGACGAGATCGGCGGCGGAGGTTTTGATGCGCCCCGTGGGCCTTTTATCGACCCACGCGATGCGCTCGAGGCAGCCGACCCATCGACCAGCTCGGACAAATTGCGCGTACTGGCCAACAAACACGAAGACCTACACACCATCATCGTGACAAACCCGAACGCCGATGCCGACTTGTGCGACTGGATCCGCAAGCAAGACAATCCCAAAGTTAAACAAGTATACGAAAAATGGGACGGACAGACGCACGGAGAGTTTTCCCGGCGCGGCCGAACATGA
- a CDS encoding peptidoglycan-binding protein: MRDSEACWLNVNSNVKSYVRAVLGPAEFNSSARLRFMSDLPLLAPQLSPSGHTASVTWAGYSNAEEVRRVIKFGDHGPVVLALQRELKSLGYYEGDFDGMFGELLRVAVWNLQAEMGIPDDDEGVVGPMTRRYLAEMAGDASTLS, from the coding sequence GTGCGCGACTCCGAGGCCTGCTGGCTGAACGTGAACTCCAATGTTAAGTCATACGTCCGTGCCGTGCTGGGGCCGGCGGAGTTCAATTCTTCCGCGCGCTTGCGTTTCATGTCCGATCTACCTTTGTTAGCGCCTCAACTTTCGCCCTCCGGCCACACTGCCAGTGTCACCTGGGCGGGCTACAGTAACGCGGAAGAGGTGAGGCGCGTGATCAAATTCGGTGACCATGGACCAGTGGTGCTCGCACTTCAACGGGAGCTCAAAAGTCTAGGCTACTACGAGGGTGATTTTGATGGCATGTTTGGTGAGCTGTTGAGGGTTGCAGTGTGGAATCTGCAGGCGGAGATGGGTATTCCCGACGATGACGAGGGTGTCGTGGGTCCAATGACCCGCCGATACCTCGCTGAAATGGCTGGCGACGCGTCTACATTGAGCTAG
- a CDS encoding ATP-binding protein — MSAGRLDWDTVETHVMQAGLRNQLELLTDLLADHSTGILITLDEIHQNQLAELRELASTVQHAFREGRDLAFVGAGLAASVSDVVNDDVLTFLRRADRHTLGSVPRRDVERGFGEPIRAAGRTIGDEALGVMVDATGGYPFLLQLIGAQTWRLHPDEAEISVDDAVEGTTRARRRMGRLIHEPALSSASDIDKSFLLAMAQDDGPSAMADIRARLDVDVNYASQYRLRLIAAELIHSTRRGYVDFSLPYLREYLRDHAASGA; from the coding sequence ATGAGCGCGGGGCGACTGGACTGGGACACGGTCGAGACCCACGTCATGCAGGCCGGGCTACGCAATCAGCTCGAACTGCTCACCGATCTGCTCGCCGACCACAGCACCGGGATTCTGATTACGCTCGACGAGATCCACCAGAACCAGCTCGCCGAGCTGCGCGAGCTGGCCAGCACGGTGCAACACGCCTTCCGGGAAGGCCGAGACCTGGCCTTCGTCGGTGCCGGGCTCGCCGCCAGCGTCAGCGACGTGGTCAACGACGACGTCCTGACCTTCCTGCGCCGCGCTGATCGCCACACCCTCGGATCGGTCCCGCGCCGCGATGTCGAACGCGGATTCGGCGAACCCATCAGAGCCGCCGGCCGCACCATCGGTGACGAGGCATTGGGGGTCATGGTCGACGCGACCGGCGGCTACCCGTTTCTGCTGCAACTCATCGGCGCCCAAACCTGGCGGTTACACCCCGATGAGGCCGAGATCAGCGTTGACGATGCGGTCGAGGGCACCACTCGCGCCCGCCGGCGCATGGGCCGGCTGATCCATGAACCCGCCCTGAGCTCCGCCTCCGACATTGACAAGTCGTTTCTGCTGGCGATGGCCCAAGACGATGGGCCCTCGGCCATGGCCGACATCCGCGCCCGCCTCGACGTTGACGTCAACTACGCGAGCCAATACCGCCTACGACTCATCGCCGCCGAACTCATCCACTCCACTCGGCGCGGGTACGTCGACTTCTCCCTCCCCTACCTGCGGGAGTACCTCCGCGACCACGCCGCCTCAGGCGCATAG
- a CDS encoding DUF2188 domain-containing protein: MTNKRVVQQRDDGAWEVRKPGADRASAMTPTQAEGFDRARDILANDGGGEMQVRGRNGQIRAQDTIAPGNDPQSSKG; the protein is encoded by the coding sequence ATGACCAACAAGAGAGTGGTCCAGCAGCGAGACGACGGCGCCTGGGAGGTTCGCAAACCCGGCGCCGATCGCGCGAGTGCGATGACGCCGACCCAGGCCGAAGGCTTTGACCGCGCACGCGACATCCTCGCCAACGACGGCGGCGGCGAGATGCAGGTTCGGGGCCGCAACGGCCAGATCCGAGCACAAGACACGATCGCCCCCGGCAACGACCCGCAGTCCTCGAAGGGGTAG
- a CDS encoding toll/interleukin-1 receptor domain-containing protein gives MLTHGATVWCSEKDVGLGKSLLREIDRGLACSRVGIVLVTPALLISLAAEGIADKELSALLATDRVIPVAHGTTFDALRDVSPLLASRSGLNSADSSLADVAAKIAAASAALTAPPL, from the coding sequence TTGCTCACTCACGGTGCGACTGTGTGGTGCAGCGAAAAGGACGTTGGCCTGGGGAAGTCGCTACTGCGCGAGATCGACCGGGGCCTGGCCTGCTCCCGCGTCGGAATCGTTCTAGTCACCCCGGCCCTGCTCATCAGCCTGGCCGCCGAGGGAATCGCCGACAAAGAACTCTCGGCGCTCCTGGCCACCGACCGCGTCATTCCGGTCGCCCACGGAACGACGTTCGATGCGCTACGTGACGTGAGCCCATTGCTCGCCTCGCGGTCCGGGCTCAACAGCGCCGACTCGTCACTCGCCGACGTGGCTGCAAAGATCGCCGCTGCCTCAGCAGCACTCACCGCCCCGCCACTGTGA
- a CDS encoding TetR/AcrR family transcriptional regulator has product MPSPPTTALPDRRGRKNAATREAIIDAAEELLRSGGPSAVTLPTIAERADVALQTIYNRVGSRDAVLLAVAERAFAANRIYMDEAYNTGGTPRERILAAGNAYIRFATERPHEFRLLLDPPELPGPTEAIADLTDEQNGKLAAALRAGIADGSVRPDLNPDQTAKLLWAMLNGVLALTWRTDRTRIDPDDLLAPVADLIARGVESRPERHPSN; this is encoded by the coding sequence ATGCCCTCACCCCCGACTACGGCCCTTCCAGACCGCCGAGGCCGCAAGAACGCAGCTACCCGCGAGGCGATCATCGACGCCGCCGAAGAACTGCTCCGCAGCGGCGGCCCCTCAGCAGTCACTCTGCCGACGATCGCCGAACGAGCCGATGTGGCACTACAGACCATCTACAACCGTGTCGGCTCGCGAGACGCCGTTCTGCTGGCGGTAGCCGAACGCGCCTTTGCCGCCAACCGCATCTACATGGACGAGGCCTACAACACCGGCGGCACGCCCCGCGAACGCATCCTGGCCGCCGGCAATGCCTATATACGCTTCGCGACCGAACGACCCCACGAGTTCCGGCTGCTTCTCGACCCACCCGAGCTGCCCGGGCCGACCGAGGCCATCGCCGATCTCACCGACGAGCAAAACGGCAAACTCGCCGCAGCGTTACGCGCCGGCATCGCCGACGGGTCGGTCCGTCCCGACCTCAACCCGGACCAGACCGCGAAGCTCCTGTGGGCGATGCTCAACGGCGTCCTCGCCCTGACCTGGCGCACGGACCGAACTCGGATCGACCCTGACGATCTGCTGGCACCAGTCGCCGACCTCATCGCACGAGGCGTTGAGTCCCGCCCCGAGCGGCACCCATCGAATTGA
- a CDS encoding SDR family NAD(P)-dependent oxidoreductase, which yields MNRYELAGRTVVITGSTGGLGSALAQALRDRGANLALLDLDENRTTEQAAHLGSLSVARGWHADVRDLASVQDAIDAAAEHFGRIDIVIANAGVGSMAPLETLAPEVYERVIDINLNGTWRTFRAAMPHVKRTGGYLLAISSMAAFVHSPLSGPYVASKAGVWALCDATRLEVRHYGVAVGSAHPTFFKTAMMDEVQDDAAGSIVWGGNKRGLWKMITLDEVVSAALDGISRRAPLIVAPRTNSLFARVPGIIRPLVERVGFPGRTIPDAIAAVGGDGWISDRDDKPTRG from the coding sequence ATGAACCGCTACGAACTTGCCGGGCGCACGGTCGTCATCACCGGCTCCACCGGCGGACTGGGCTCCGCGCTTGCCCAGGCGCTCCGCGACCGCGGCGCCAACCTCGCCCTCCTCGACCTCGACGAGAACCGCACCACAGAACAGGCTGCACATCTCGGCAGCCTCTCTGTCGCCCGCGGATGGCACGCGGACGTCCGCGACCTGGCTAGCGTCCAGGATGCGATCGACGCCGCCGCCGAACACTTCGGTCGCATCGATATTGTCATCGCCAACGCCGGAGTTGGGTCCATGGCGCCGCTGGAGACACTCGCGCCGGAGGTCTACGAGAGAGTCATCGACATCAACCTCAACGGCACCTGGCGCACCTTCCGGGCCGCGATGCCCCACGTCAAGCGGACGGGCGGTTATCTGCTCGCGATCTCGTCGATGGCTGCATTTGTACACTCACCGCTGAGCGGTCCTTACGTGGCCAGTAAGGCCGGGGTGTGGGCGCTCTGCGACGCCACCCGGCTCGAAGTCCGCCACTACGGCGTCGCCGTCGGCAGCGCGCACCCGACCTTCTTCAAGACGGCCATGATGGACGAGGTGCAAGACGACGCCGCCGGCAGCATCGTATGGGGAGGCAACAAGAGGGGACTATGGAAGATGATTACCCTCGACGAGGTCGTGTCCGCTGCCCTCGACGGAATCTCCCGACGTGCCCCTCTCATCGTCGCGCCGCGCACCAACTCTCTGTTCGCCCGCGTGCCTGGAATTATCCGCCCCCTCGTGGAGCGGGTCGGGTTTCCCGGCCGCACCATCCCAGACGCCATCGCTGCCGTCGGTGGTGACGGCTGGATCAGCGACCGAGATGACAAGCCGACTCGCGGCTAG
- a CDS encoding alpha/beta hydrolase, whose protein sequence is MPSKTTRTDIVFSSGADECAGWLYTPDRSATDGPAPIIVMAHGLGGVKEERLDAFAERFTAQGYACLVFDYRYFGASGGQPRQLLDVKAQLADWKAAVGFARTLPGIDPDRVVLWGTSFGGGHVIITGADDRRVAAVIAQCPFTSGLASSLVIPPITSVKVTARAVRDVIGSHLGRAPVMVPTYGAPGSTALMTSPDSAAGVEALIPVGATYPKDVAARIALQISTHFPGRRVKDLTCPIHFAISERDTVAPAKATQKYTRDATFGEVKLYDAGHFDIYVGDWFERNVTDQIAFLRRHVPVQ, encoded by the coding sequence ATGCCCAGCAAGACAACCCGCACCGACATCGTCTTCTCATCCGGCGCTGATGAGTGCGCCGGATGGCTGTACACACCTGATCGATCCGCGACCGACGGCCCGGCACCGATCATCGTGATGGCGCATGGACTGGGCGGAGTCAAAGAGGAGCGACTCGATGCCTTCGCGGAACGATTCACCGCCCAGGGCTACGCGTGCCTGGTCTTTGACTACCGCTACTTCGGAGCCAGTGGCGGACAGCCGCGCCAACTACTCGACGTCAAAGCCCAACTCGCCGACTGGAAAGCGGCAGTGGGGTTTGCCCGGACCCTCCCCGGGATCGATCCTGATCGAGTGGTGTTGTGGGGAACCTCGTTCGGTGGTGGCCACGTCATCATCACCGGCGCCGATGATCGCCGCGTTGCTGCCGTGATCGCACAGTGCCCGTTCACCAGCGGCCTGGCTTCGAGTCTGGTGATTCCGCCCATCACCTCGGTGAAGGTCACCGCCCGCGCGGTACGAGATGTTATCGGCTCACACCTGGGCCGTGCGCCGGTGATGGTGCCCACTTATGGTGCGCCCGGATCGACCGCACTCATGACCTCCCCGGACTCGGCAGCAGGTGTCGAGGCACTCATCCCCGTAGGCGCGACCTATCCCAAAGACGTAGCAGCACGGATCGCGCTGCAGATTTCGACCCACTTCCCGGGTCGCCGCGTCAAAGACCTCACCTGCCCGATCCACTTTGCAATCAGCGAACGCGACACCGTCGCGCCAGCAAAAGCGACGCAGAAGTACACCAGGGACGCCACCTTCGGAGAAGTGAAACTCTACGACGCCGGCCACTTCGACATCTACGTCGGTGACTGGTTTGAACGCAACGTCACCGATCAGATTGCCTTCCTGCGCCGTCACGTGCCGGTGCAGTAA
- a CDS encoding NAD-dependent epimerase/dehydratase family protein, which produces MATPATNTVNIDPTAPVLVTGASGYIASWIVRYLLEGGYTVRATVRNPDKAQGLEHLHRLSTQHPGHLTLHRADLLDQGSFAEAMAGCEVVMHTASPFLVGKIRDPQEQLIRPALGGTTNVLTSVEQMPTVKRVVLTSSVAALYGDNADMQGKSEFGETDWNTTSTPDHQPYNYSKTVAERQARTIHDAQDRWDLVSIHPAVVLGPSLTDVSISGSMTTMRHFTDGSLTLGAPALIFGVVDVRDVARAHIAAAFTSLASGRYIATADTLSLLEIGTILRQEFGDRRSFPRRELPKYVVKLAAPATGMSRKVIDRNLGWPLAFDNSRTRTELGIEFRPASQSVIEMFHQMNQKK; this is translated from the coding sequence GTGGCCACTCCAGCTACCAACACGGTCAACATCGACCCGACCGCACCTGTACTGGTTACCGGCGCAAGCGGTTACATCGCCAGTTGGATCGTGCGCTATTTACTCGAGGGCGGGTACACCGTGCGCGCGACGGTTCGCAACCCCGACAAGGCGCAGGGCCTCGAACACCTGCACCGCCTCTCTACGCAGCACCCCGGCCACTTGACACTGCATCGAGCTGACCTTCTCGACCAGGGCAGCTTTGCCGAGGCGATGGCCGGCTGCGAGGTGGTCATGCACACCGCCTCACCGTTTCTCGTCGGCAAGATCCGCGATCCCCAGGAGCAACTCATCCGTCCCGCTCTCGGAGGCACAACGAACGTCCTGACCAGTGTCGAACAAATGCCGACAGTCAAGCGAGTTGTGCTCACCAGCAGCGTCGCGGCGCTCTACGGAGACAACGCGGACATGCAGGGCAAGTCCGAGTTCGGCGAAACGGATTGGAATACGACCAGCACGCCCGATCACCAGCCATACAATTACTCCAAAACCGTTGCCGAACGCCAAGCGCGCACGATTCACGACGCCCAGGATCGCTGGGATCTGGTCAGCATTCACCCAGCGGTCGTACTTGGCCCCTCCCTGACCGACGTCAGCATCTCCGGGAGTATGACGACGATGCGGCACTTCACCGACGGGTCGTTGACACTCGGTGCGCCCGCGCTGATCTTCGGTGTAGTCGACGTTCGTGATGTAGCGCGAGCCCATATCGCTGCGGCATTCACATCCTTGGCCTCCGGCCGCTACATTGCGACCGCCGATACACTCTCGCTACTGGAAATCGGCACGATACTCCGGCAGGAGTTCGGCGATCGACGCTCGTTCCCGCGCCGCGAACTGCCCAAGTACGTGGTCAAGCTCGCTGCACCTGCGACCGGCATGTCCCGCAAGGTCATCGACCGCAATCTCGGTTGGCCCCTGGCGTTCGACAACTCCCGTACCCGCACCGAACTGGGCATCGAGTTCCGGCCCGCCTCTCAATCTGTTATCGAGATGTTTCACCAGATGAACCAGAAGAAGTAG